The Geomonas agri genome contains the following window.
TAGTTCTCCGTTCCAAGTGCATGCCCCTGCAACAGTAAAGCCGTGCGCTCGTGCACGCCGGATTTCCGGTAGGCCTCCAGGAACTCGGTCAGACAGGCCCACTCGGCGAAGTATCCGGTGTACAGGAGGCGCAGTTTCCCCGGCGGCGGCGCAGGCGGAAGCGGCTGATAACGGCTGGAAACCGGAAGGTACTCGAAAAGGAGTTCAGTGCACAAGTACTTGTTGAGATCGTCACCCCGTTCCCTGCTTTGCACGACGCGCACGGCACACCGGGTCAGCAATTCGGTGACGTGAGCCTTGTCGTACCGGAACATGTAGTCGCTGCTCTCCAGCGAAAGAAAGACGACGCGGGAGAGATCCGCTCCCACCTCGTACAGCATCTGCACGGCCTGAAAATCGACGGCGAAGAACCTCCGGTAGCGTCCGATGTTTTTCTCCAGCACGCGTAGGTACTGCCTTCTCCGGTCCATGCGCAGCACCGGCCCCCCAAAGTACCTGTAAAGCGGATCGGCCCCGCTGTCGATTACCCGCACACCGGCCCACTGGCAGGGCTCAGCCTCCCGGCAGTAGGTGCTCTCCACATAGAGATCGACAGCGGTTCCCTCTGCGTCATGAAGGTAGGAACAGATGTTCTTCAGCGTCGGTGAGATCTTGAAGGCGTACTGGTAGCAGATCATCGCAGTGGCGGGACCGGTCACAGAACCCCTCCAAAGCAAACGCCCCAGGTGTCACCACCGGGCTCTTTGCCGGTCATCCACTCACAGGAGAAAGCAAGCCGCATCCCGGCTCTTTTGAATAGAGTTTCGATTTCAGGAAGGAAAAGGTAGCGCATCATGTGCGATTCGTTGAGCGTTTCTATCCGGTTGGAAGACCTCTCGCGTATCAGGACCTGATAGCGGACATCGACGCAGTTGCGATTCAGATGCAGGACCGGCTCGGCGATCCGGGTCGCCTCGATCTCTTCGTCCTCCAGCCGTTTCACCCTCGTCTCCGGTAACTCCAGTAGCACAGCGGGGCCGTACCAGCAGTCGAAGATGAAGACCCCCCCCTCCCGCAGGTGCGCCTTCGCTGTGGCAAAGGCGGCGCAAAGATCGTGGTCGGTCGTTTGATAACTCATAACGTGGAACAGCGCGAGAACCGCGTCGAATTTTTCGCCGCACCTGAAGGTGCGCAGGTCGCCAGGGGAAAAGTGAAGACGCGACAAGGCCGCAGCTGGAAGACCGTTCTTTCTAATCTGGGCCTGTTCAAGCATCTCGACGCTGCGGTCCACGCCGTGCACATTGAAGCCTTCACCTGCCAGCAGAGCCGCATGTATGCCGGTGCCGCAGCCAAGCTCGAGAATCGACTCCGTTCCAGGACGGTGCCGACCCAAGAGGGTGCGTATGAACTCTGTTTCTCCGCGATAATCTTTGTCGCGGTACAGAAGGTCGTAGTAGCGGGAGTAGGCACCGAAGGGATTCACGACAGTACCTCGTGCACGGCTCGGGACACTCGTTCCATCTGTTCCAGGGTCAGCGCAAGCCCGCTGGGGAGATAGAAACCACTGCGAGCAATGGTTTCGGCTACAGGACAACAAGCGTCCTCGAACAGCCCCATCCGGCGCAAGACCGGCTGCTCGTGCATGGGATAGAAGAAGGGCCGTGTCTGGACCTGCCGTTCGGCCAGGCGCGTCATGACCTGTGCCGCGTCCTCCCTGGTCACATCCCGCAGCACCACCCCGTAGACCCAGTAGGCGTTGGAGGCGTAATGAGTATTCTCCGGCGGCAGCTGCAGGCCGGGGAGGTCGGCCAGCAGGTCTTGGTAACGCCGCCCCATCTCCCGCTTCCTGGCGACGAACTCGTCCAAGCGCTCCAGTTGGGCCAGTCCCACAGCGGCCTGCATGTTGGTCATCCGGAAGTTGTAGCCCAGTTCCTCGTGAACGAAACGCTGTCGCGGCTGAAAGCAAAGGTTACGCAGCGACCGGCAGCGCTCGGCCAACGCGGCATCGTCCGTGAGCACCATCCCCCCTTCGCCGGTGGTCACCAGCTTGTTCGGATAGAAGCTGAAAGTGCTCAGGTCACCGAAACTGCCGCAGGGGCGTCCGTCGCAGACTAGGCCGTGCGCCTGCGCCGCGTCCTCGATGACGCGCAGCGAATATCTCCTGGCCAGCTCCAAAAGCGGCTTCATGTCCACTGGCAGGCCATATATGTGCACGGCCATCACCGCGGATGTCCGCGGGGTGATCAGCTTCTCGATCGACGTGACGTCCATGTTCCAGGTTACGGCATCGCAGTCGACCACGACGGGAACAAGGCCGGCGCGGACAACTGCAGATGCGCAGGAGATGATGGTAAAGGTGGGGATGATCACCTCGCTGCCGGCTGGAAGTTCGAGCGCGGCGACGGCAGCCTCCAAGGCGGTGGTCCCGTTGGTGACGGCGATGCCGTATCTCCTTCCGACCTTGGCGGCGAAGCGTTCCTCGAAAGCGGCGACGAAGGGCCCCTCGGAAGAGATCCATCCGGAATCAATGCATTCGCAAAGGTACTTCTTCTCGTTGCCGTCCAACAGAGGCTCGTTCACAGGGATGAAGTCGTTGTTTTTCATGAGTGCTCCACGACCAGGATATCGGCCGGATCAACCCCCCTAAACCGCGTCTTGTCGGACTCCCCGGCATAGGGCCCCTGCTTCACCTCTATCATCTCGATCTCCTCTAGAGCCTGGAAACCGTGCCCTCCCCCTGCCAGCAAGATCACGTCACCCGCCTCGAGGATGCGGCTGTTCAGGTACCTCGCGGCTTGGTCGAAGAAATCCACCCTGAGCCTCCCCCGCTTCAGCACGAGAACCTCCTGGGTGAGGTGCACCTCGCGCTGCACGCGGTTGTGGACGTGCGGCTCGATGACCTTTCCGGCGGGGTGCCTCATGTAGGCGAGCTGTTGCGAGAAATCGTCCGGGGTGAAGAATTTAATGCCGGGGTAGGAGTAATCCCGTCTCAGCACTATAGCCAGGAGTTCACCTTCGTTTTCAATTCTTTCGATCATCATGAGGTAGTCCTTTGGATGGATTCACTGTACGATTTCCATGATGAAGTGAGTACACACCTTCACCAAGCTCCGCCTTGTTCCTCAAGGCAAGCAACCGGTAGCTCATCCCAGCGACCGCAAGGCATCGGACGAGGGGAGGTGCCCGGTTACCTCGAAGCCTAGCGCCGCAAGTTCGTATTCGTTACGCTCCAGTTCGGTACCTTTTCGGGGCGGACCTGAGCCAGCAGGAACATTCACCTATACGGCGCCTGATTCTATCGCCGATGTTCAACACGCGTCATAAGTAGTCGGTTTTCAAAACCCATTCTCGGATCTTCTCGTCCTTTGTGAAAAGCGCTTGGTGGAAGCCATAGCCTTTCCGATAAGCTGCCGCTGTCTCTTTTTCAACCCTTGCCCTGTCGGACAGCCCCCCCCCCACCCCCAGGGCTTTCCTGACGGCTTCCCACAAACGCGGTATCTCCCCCGGCTTAGGGGAAGATCCTGCCGCAGCAAGAACGCCGCGGCTAATCCTCAAGTCTCTGAAGGAGTCGGAGATCCCTTGGCTGTAGGCCCTTTTCTTGAAGTACGCCAGCGTCATCCGCTCTTTCGGGACTCGGTGTCGCACGCTCGCCTCGGGATGGTAGAAGGCACGGTACCCCTTCTCGGACATGTAGTTGCTGACGTGCGTTTCACCGTCTCCCCGCAGGTGGATCAGCTCCCAAGGCATCCCGTCGGGATGGAACCCCCCGGCTTCCTGAAGCAGAGTTCTACTCACGGCGAAATTACAGCCCCAAACGAGTGAGGCGTCGATGTCTCGCCCGAGTTCACCGAGGTCCAGGATGCTCAGTTCTCCAAGGATCCGATCCCCTTTTTGGCGGCTCCACATCCTCTCCAGCCAGCGGGGGGGAGGCGTTTCCCACAAGGGAAGGTTCTTCCCACCGACGAGTCGAACGTCCGGCTTCGCGAATGCCTCGCATATCGCCTCGAGCCAGGTATCGAAAGGGATGATGTCGTCGTCTGCAAACACGAGCAGGTCGCATTCCGCTGCCCTCATCCCTGCATGACGAGCGTTGTGGAGTCCGGGAACCGGCTCGTGCAGATAGCTGAACCTGAAGGGCGTGCACCCCTTAAGCGCTGCAGCTGCCCGACGGCATTCTCCATCAGAGCCGTTGTCGACCACGACGACCTGGAACCGGGTGGGGTTCAAGGTCTGGTTCTCAAGCGCAGCCAGCAGTTCCAAGAGATAAGCGGTGCGGTTATGTGTCGGTATTATTACTGCGACGTCCATATATAACCCCAGAAAAATGGTCGCAGGTGTATAAGCCTGAGCGGCCTCTCCGGCTGCGGACCAACAACGCCTACTTCGCTACAGCCCTCACGAAAATCCGCTGGCACTCCTCTTCACCGGTGCAGTGGAAAAGCACACTTTTGTACCAGCGGTACAGCGCGGAAAGAAGACCGGGGTGGTTCAGAATGAAAAACCGGTTGGACAGTGTCCATAAGAGCAGGTCGCGGAGCGGGCTCATCCTCTCGAAAGGTACCGTTTCCACCACCTCGAAGTGCGGCTCAAGGTGCCGGCAAAGCGACTCGACGCAGAAGTGCTGGAAGTGTTTCTCCTCAAGCGGCTTGTTCAGGTGCGGTACCGTAAGGTACAGGACGCCTGACCGCTTCAGCAGCCCCCTCACCGAGGCTATGAATGCCGCAACGGCGTCTTGCGGTATGTGCTCCAGCACCTCCATCAGCACGGCCGCATCGAAGGGCTTCAGCCCATGCTCGCCGGTGATCTCCTCGCACAGGAACTCGAGGTTCGCGGCGTCTGCATTCATGGCCGCAGCGAGGGCCACGGCCCGGCTGGAGTAATCGATACCGACGACGCGGGACCCGGGAAGGGCCAGTGAAAGCTCACGGCTGAAACGACCGTCCCCGCAGCCGATATCGACTATCCGACCCGCCCGCCCCCCCTCACCGATCTTAGCGATCAGGTACTCAATAGTGGAGCAGTAGTTGACCGCCCAGGTATCGAGGAGAAAATGCCGGAACGTGCCGTCCCGGTACTGCCCGATGTAATGGTACGGGAACAGGTATTCCTCTTCCTGTATGCGTTGCTGAATCTTCAGGTCCGCCATCATACTGTCAGTTCTCCAGCCCGGGAGCCGGGGTGATATGGAACCCCCCGCATGAGAAGTGCCGAGCCAAATAGGCCAGGGATAGGGTTCTGAACCAAGTGGGAAACATGGCGCCTTGGTTCACGCCGCTCGACATTTCCTGATGACCATAGGTCATCGTTTCGCAAAGCCTGAAGACGAAACCGTCGTCCTCGACTTGGTTGCAGATTACCCACTTCAGGGCGCGGCCCAGCGCCTCGTCAATCTCCGCCCTCCTCTCGGGAAGCACCGGGGCCAGGCGGCAAAGGATGTAAATCGAATCAATATCCTCACAGGCGCTGGAGTTGGCCGGCACACCGAAACCGCCCAGCGGGCTCTGCGTCTTGAGGACTTGGTCCACGATGGCGCCAGGATGCTCCACGCTCTGGCTGTCGTAGAAAAACAGCGGGTACAGGTGATAGGCGAATTGGACCATCCGGGAGCGCTGCACGGGATCGTCGGTCTCCCACCTACCCCACATGCCGGTCTCCGGGTTGACCCGTTCCTTAAGGTAGTGTTGCAGATAGCGAACAGCCTCCTCAGCACGGCCATCGCCCCAGGTGTCGCGCTGGTACTGCAGCAGAGAGCCGATGTTCATGATCTTGTTGTCGACGTCGTCTTCATGGGCAAAGGACGCATCCCAGTCCGACCGGTCCAGCCACGCCCTCAGCCGTTTCAGGTCACAGTAGGGCTCGAGGAAACTGAAAGGGTACCGGGGCTTAGCGCCCAGGTCCGTGTAGGCGCTGATCATGTGCAGAGCAAGATGCCGCGCCCCCCACCAGTCGGTATCGCCGTACAACCCGTTGTGCACCACGGGGTCGTAAAACAGCCCGTCCTCGGCCGACTGGAAGGAGTCGAAGTAGGCGGCCCAGCGTTTCCTGTCCACTGTGGGCTCTTCGAGCTTTGAAATCAGGGACAGGGTGAGGCAGGCGTACACCGAGGAGTAGAGTGTGGGCCGCGTGGTGCTGAGGGCGTAGAGATAGCTAAATTCACCGACCTGGTGTCGTTTCACGAACGCCACGACCCTGTCTCGGGCTGTCTGAAGTGCCCGGTCCGCTTCGGCAACTGGAAAATGAACTGCATGGACCCTGGCGGCAACTTCTTTGTCGATGCGCCTCACCGCCAGTCGACGGTCGAGCTGCGCCCGGCTGAGTCCGACGCGGTCCAGAAGGGGCAAAAGCATACCCTTGAGCAGCCGGCGCAAGGGGAGCCCCCCCCCGGCCTGACCGACGCCGCCCGAAGAGGGGGAGGACATCATACGGCCGCTCCTCTCGACGCGCCCGTCTCCTCCAGGTCAGCCTGGAAGACAAGAGAGGCCACCCCGTCCTCCTTGGTCAGCAGATAGCCGGTCCCGTAAATGTCGGCCTGGCTGATCTTGAACCCCAAGCAATGCTCCACCTTGTCCTCCAAGGCTCCCTGGTGGGAACCGAGCGACACGGTGAGGGTGTAGGAGCCGGGGGTGAACTGCCGGGCTAGCAGCGAAAAAGCGACGGCACCGCGTCCGGGGATCCTGTGCGGGGGCTGGAACGCCATGTAGGTATTTCCAGATGCCACCCGGATCCCATCCTGGGTGTGTATGATAAAACCGGCCCCAGCCAGCGCCACGTCCCCGGCATCATAGCAGATCCGGAACCTGATGGTGTCATTCTGGCTGAACTCGTTGGTCGGCAAGCCGCAGCCGTCGCAAAGCGAGATCTGCCGCATGACCGGTCTCATTCCGGAAAGACGGTTGGGATGCCGGGAAAGATCGACTTGGCTGGAGTGCGCGTCGAGCCCCATGGCGAGGTAATTCTGCACGGCATCTGCCGTAGTCCCGAAACAAGCGATCTTACCCTTCTCGATGAAGAGCCCCTTGTTGCAGAGCTGTTGGACCAGCCCCATGTTGTGGCTGACGAACAGGATAGTCCGCCCGTCACGCCCCACAGCCTCCATCTTGCCGAGGCACTTCTTCTGGAACTGAGCGTCACCGACAGCGAGTACCTCATCCACCACTAGGATCTCCGGCTCCAGGTGGGCGGCCACTGCGAAGGCTAACCGCACGTACATTCCCGAGGAGTAACGCTTGACCGGAGTGTCAAGGAAACGTTCGATCTCGGCGAAG
Protein-coding sequences here:
- a CDS encoding ABC transporter ATP-binding protein; protein product: MTAPVITVENLGKKYLVSHGQREQYLALRDVIAGGFASVFRRLGNFPGAAPCQEEFWALRDVSFKVEPGERIGIIGRNGAGKSTLLKVLSRITQPTMGAIRIRGRVASLLEVGTGFHPELSGRENIFLNGAILGMRSAEIKRKFDEIVDFAEIERFLDTPVKRYSSGMYVRLAFAVAAHLEPEILVVDEVLAVGDAQFQKKCLGKMEAVGRDGRTILFVSHNMGLVQQLCNKGLFIEKGKIACFGTTADAVQNYLAMGLDAHSSQVDLSRHPNRLSGMRPVMRQISLCDGCGLPTNEFSQNDTIRFRICYDAGDVALAGAGFIIHTQDGIRVASGNTYMAFQPPHRIPGRGAVAFSLLARQFTPGSYTLTVSLGSHQGALEDKVEHCLGFKISQADIYGTGYLLTKEDGVASLVFQADLEETGASRGAAV
- a CDS encoding DegT/DnrJ/EryC1/StrS family aminotransferase — protein: MKNNDFIPVNEPLLDGNEKKYLCECIDSGWISSEGPFVAAFEERFAAKVGRRYGIAVTNGTTALEAAVAALELPAGSEVIIPTFTIISCASAVVRAGLVPVVVDCDAVTWNMDVTSIEKLITPRTSAVMAVHIYGLPVDMKPLLELARRYSLRVIEDAAQAHGLVCDGRPCGSFGDLSTFSFYPNKLVTTGEGGMVLTDDAALAERCRSLRNLCFQPRQRFVHEELGYNFRMTNMQAAVGLAQLERLDEFVARKREMGRRYQDLLADLPGLQLPPENTHYASNAYWVYGVVLRDVTREDAAQVMTRLAERQVQTRPFFYPMHEQPVLRRMGLFEDACCPVAETIARSGFYLPSGLALTLEQMERVSRAVHEVLS
- a CDS encoding glycosyltransferase, translating into MDVAVIIPTHNRTAYLLELLAALENQTLNPTRFQVVVVDNGSDGECRRAAAALKGCTPFRFSYLHEPVPGLHNARHAGMRAAECDLLVFADDDIIPFDTWLEAICEAFAKPDVRLVGGKNLPLWETPPPRWLERMWSRQKGDRILGELSILDLGELGRDIDASLVWGCNFAVSRTLLQEAGGFHPDGMPWELIHLRGDGETHVSNYMSEKGYRAFYHPEASVRHRVPKERMTLAYFKKRAYSQGISDSFRDLRISRGVLAAAGSSPKPGEIPRLWEAVRKALGVGGGLSDRARVEKETAAAYRKGYGFHQALFTKDEKIREWVLKTDYL
- a CDS encoding cupin domain-containing protein, whose protein sequence is MMIERIENEGELLAIVLRRDYSYPGIKFFTPDDFSQQLAYMRHPAGKVIEPHVHNRVQREVHLTQEVLVLKRGRLRVDFFDQAARYLNSRILEAGDVILLAGGGHGFQALEEIEMIEVKQGPYAGESDKTRFRGVDPADILVVEHS
- a CDS encoding class I SAM-dependent DNA methyltransferase, encoding MNPFGAYSRYYDLLYRDKDYRGETEFIRTLLGRHRPGTESILELGCGTGIHAALLAGEGFNVHGVDRSVEMLEQAQIRKNGLPAAALSRLHFSPGDLRTFRCGEKFDAVLALFHVMSYQTTDHDLCAAFATAKAHLREGGVFIFDCWYGPAVLLELPETRVKRLEDEEIEATRIAEPVLHLNRNCVDVRYQVLIRERSSNRIETLNESHMMRYLFLPEIETLFKRAGMRLAFSCEWMTGKEPGGDTWGVCFGGVL
- a CDS encoding class I SAM-dependent methyltransferase, with the translated sequence MMADLKIQQRIQEEEYLFPYHYIGQYRDGTFRHFLLDTWAVNYCSTIEYLIAKIGEGGRAGRIVDIGCGDGRFSRELSLALPGSRVVGIDYSSRAVALAAAMNADAANLEFLCEEITGEHGLKPFDAAVLMEVLEHIPQDAVAAFIASVRGLLKRSGVLYLTVPHLNKPLEEKHFQHFCVESLCRHLEPHFEVVETVPFERMSPLRDLLLWTLSNRFFILNHPGLLSALYRWYKSVLFHCTGEEECQRIFVRAVAK
- a CDS encoding glycosyltransferase family protein; the protein is MTGPATAMICYQYAFKISPTLKNICSYLHDAEGTAVDLYVESTYCREAEPCQWAGVRVIDSGADPLYRYFGGPVLRMDRRRQYLRVLEKNIGRYRRFFAVDFQAVQMLYEVGADLSRVVFLSLESSDYMFRYDKAHVTELLTRCAVRVVQSRERGDDLNKYLCTELLFEYLPVSSRYQPLPPAPPPGKLRLLYTGYFAEWACLTEFLEAYRKSGVHERTALLLQGHALGTENYLVQVAELAAALPDAAVDSSYYTDAAHASLIAGYDAGLAFYQNLTGSSNFDNLILSSGKIAAYLWSGLPVLTNIRCDLSDRPPFVYVDLEDPTTLKRAVDLVDRERDAFRRAAYEMANRVYDFDRYMSVLHGKMPGQATAGKVT